The sequence CTCTGCTGCTGCTGCTCTAGATACACCTAATAGTAAAGCTCCTACAATCGTTGCTCCAGAACGTGATGTTCCTGGAATCATAGCTAAACATTGGAAAAATCCTATTCCAAATGCTAATTTGTATGACATCTCTTTTATAGATGTTATATTTCCATTAAGTTGTTTTCTTTCAACTAAGATAAATATAATTCCATAAAGTATAAGCATACTCGCAACTACAGTTGTATTATCCATAAAAAATTCAGATATATAGTCATCTGCTAAAAGTCCAATAACTCCAGCAGGTAAAACTCCAACTATAATTTTACTCCACAATGATAACTTCCCTGTAAACTCCTCTTTTGTTTTTACAAAAGGTGTTAAATCTTTCCAGAAATAAGCTACAACTGATAAAATAGCTCCAAACTGAATTATAACTAAAAAGTTATCCATAAAACCTTTTGATACAAGAGGAGAGTTTATAAATCTCTCCACCAATATCATGTGACCAGTACTACTCACAGGAACAAACTCTGTCATCCCTTCAACAATTCCCAGTATAATAACTAGTAAAAACGGATTCATGTGTTACCTCCTATAAGTAGCTATCCTCTTTTTTTAAGTATGTTACATAATCTGCAACTCCCTCTTCTAAAGAACAGAATTTCTTTGTATACCCTGCTGCTTTTAACTTATTCATCGAAGCTTCTGTGAAGTATTGATATCTTCCTCTTAAATCTTCTGGCATAGGAACAAACTCGATAACTTCCTCTGTTTTTAATTCAAAATTTCCGCTTGCATTCTTCATTGTTTCCATAGATAAATCATGGAAGCTTCTTGCTTCTCCAGTACCTATGTTGTAAACTCCTGAAGGTACTTCGTTAAACATACAGAAATATAGCATATCTACTACATCTTTTATGTAAACGAAATCTCTTAATTGCTCGCCATCTTTATATCCCTCTTTGTGAGACTTAAATAGTTTTACTCCACCATCTGTATTAAATTGATTAAATGTATGGAATACCATCGATGCCATTCTTCCTTTATGGTACTCTTGTGGTCCATAAACATTGAAGAACTTAGCTCCTATCCATTGCTTTGGTGCTTTCTCTTGTTTAAATGCCCAATCATCAAAGAACTTTTTTGAATATCCATATTTATTTAATGGCATCAGTTTTTTTAACTCTTCAGGTGTCCCCTCATCGCTATACCCTTGCTCTCCAGCTCCATAAGTTGCTGCCGATGATGCATACACGTATGTTATATCTCTTTCTGTACAGAAGTCCCATAACTTTTTAGAATATTCATAATTATTCTTCATTAAAAGATCTCCATCTCTTTCTGTAGTTGCAGAGATAGCTCCCATATGTAAAACTGCAGTTACTTTACTTGCATTCTCCTCTTTTTCTAACCAAGCAAAAAGTTCATCTCTATCACACCAGTCAGCATAATCTCTTTTTCTTAAATTTAGCCATTTTTCCTCTGTTCTTAATTTATCTACAGCTAATATATCATTTATTCCCATCTCATTTAGTTTCCAAATATAAGCACTTCCTATAAATCCAGCTGCTCCTGTTACTATAATCATCTCTTTAATCCTCCTTACATTTTCTTTCTAATAATCTCTTTATATCATCTTTAGATATTGAAGAATGAGCTATATCAACTCCTACTCTATTTCCACCATGGAAATCCGAGCCACCAACCATCAAAAGATTATTTTTATTTGCTAATTCTTTATAATATTTTGTTTCTTTTGGAGTATAAGAGCTATATTCTACTTCCAATCCATCTAATCCTGCTTCTATCAAAAGCTTTAAAATTTTTTCTATTTTTTCTTTTGATTCACATATTAAACTAGGATGAGCCAATGCCGAAACTCCTCCACATTTTTTTATCAGTTTAATTATTTCAAATGGGTTTGAGCTTTCTTTTTCTATATATGCAGCTCCTTTTCTTCCTAAATACTGCTTAAAAGCTTCACCTTTCGTATAAACAAATCCTTTTTTCATCATGACATTACATATATGTGCCCTACTTACTATTGCCCCTGTAGCTTCTTTTTCTATTTCATCCAATGTTATTTTCAAACCCAAAGAGTTTAATCTATTTACAATTTTTTCATTTCTATTAGTACGTGCTTTCTTTAACTCTATAAGTTTAGACGATAATTCCTCTGATTTTTCATCCAAAAGATAACCTAAAATATGTATTTCATATCCTTCATAAGAACATGAGAACTCTATTCCAGATACAAAATCTAAATCTAAACTTTTAGCTATTGCTCTAGCTTCAGACACACCTTCCATCGTATCATGATCCGTTATAGCTATTCCTGCCAAACCTATATATTTTGCTCTTTTTAATAACTCTTCTACTGTAAATGTTCCATCTGAATATGTTGTATGAGTGTGAAGATCATACCTTTTCTTCATAAAATCCTCCTACAAGTAAATATGGCCCCTTTATTTCTAAAGGCGCCATAATTTTTTAGTCATCCCACTTTTCTAACTTTGAAAAATACTCTGAATAAGCAAGGTATAATGCCTTTGCATTTATATTATTCTTCTCTATTTTTGTTTTCTCTGTCTTTTTATACATATCGTTCACTTCTATAATTCTTGGTGAAACTTCTACGAAATACCAAGTTTTTGAATCGAAGAATTCTCCTCTTTTTATAAACTTATTTAACAATTTTCTAAATCTTTTAATCTCTTTTTCTGTTAAATCATCTTTTTTAGAGAATGCAACGATTTCAGCCCACTCCTCTTTTGTAGCTACTTCATTAGCTATGTGATTAGAAGGGTTAGCCATTCTAATATATGATTGAGCTACCATGTACTTTGCTAATCCCGCTGGATCTTTAAAGTTTTCATCTTTTAAGTAATATTGTCTTGGAAGTTTTTTTACAGTCTTCTCTAAAATAGCATTAAATTGCTCTTGATCAGCTTCTGTTATATCTCCCTTTGTTTTTAACGAATCTAAAAACTTAACTTGCTTTTGATCTAATTTTTGATTTCTAGCTAAGAAACTTATTGGTTGATCAGCACCGTACCAATCTTCTAATTCTGCTTCTCCTACAATTACCTTTGTAAAAGTTTCTTCCCAGTTTTTCATAGCTACCGTATCAACTTTATACTTCTCTTGTAAACTAGTTTCGTTTTTATTAACTGAACTACATGCTGTTAATGCAGTTAAAATTGTTATAAGAATTACAATTTTTTTCATTTTTCCTCCTAAACTCTTCCACAACATTTTCCGTAAATTTTTCCGCTTCCACAGTTACAAGGCGAATCAAATTCTAATTCTTCCCCTTCACCAGGACTTAAAACTTCATCTTCTGGATTTTTTACAACAACTTTAAACATATAAGATGTTGTCTCTGCTTTTATTGTAGAAAGCATTCTTGAATACATATCTCCAGATATAATTTTATATTCTACTAATGGATCTTTTTGTCCATAAGATCTTAAATATATTCCTTCTCTTAGAGCATCTAAGGCTTTTAAGTGTTCTCTCCATCTTGCATCTACTACTTCAAATAGAACATACTTTTCTACTTTTCTCATAATTTCAGATGAAAGTTCATTTTCTTTAAGTTCATACTCTTTCGCAATATCTGTGTATAATTTTTCTGCATATTCCTCAACTGTTGAAGATTTATATTCTTCTAAATCTGTAATTTCATAACCATATTTTTCTAAAAGAGAATCTTTAACTCCTGCTATATCCCATTCATCTTTAAACTCTCCAACAAATCTTTCAACAATTATATCAGAAATACTTGATTTTAACATTCCTAATACAGTTTCTTTTAGATCATCTTTTTCAAGAGCTTCATTTCTACTAGCATATATAGCTTCTCTCTGTTTATTCATTACATCATCAAATTCAAGTAGATTTTTTCTGATTCCAAAGTTTCTAGACTCAACTTTTTTCTGAGCATTTTCTATCGCTTTGTTTATCATTTTATGTTGAATTGATTCCCCTTCTGGTAATCCTAATTTCTCCATAACTCCTTGAATTCTTTCAGAACCAAATAATCTCATTAAGTCATCCTCTAAGCATAGGTAAAATTCTGATGCTCCAGGGTCTCCCTGTCTTCCGGCTCTTCCTCTTAATTGGTTGTCTATTCTTCTAGATTCATGTCTTTCTGTACCAAGTATAAATAATCCACCTGCTTCAATTACTTTTCTTTTCTCCTCTTCACACTCAATTTTATATTTATCAAGTATTACAGGATATTCTGCAGCATCCCTAGCTCCAATTTCAGCAATTGCTCTAAATTCAGGATTTCCTCCTAGCATGATATCTGTTCCTCTACCTGCCATGTTTGTAGCTATAGTAACTGCTCCATATCTACCAGCTTGAGCCACGATTTCAGCCTCTTTAGCATGTAACTTAGCATTAAGTACATTGTGAGGGATTCCTCTCTCTTTTAATAGGTCTGACAGCTCCTCTGAGCTCTTTATTGATACTGTTCCTACTAAAACTGGCTGCCCTTTTTTATAAAGTTCTTCAATTCTTGATATAATTGCATTAATTTTTTCCCTTTTTGTTTTATAAACTAAATCTGGGAAGTCAACTCTTTGAATTGGTCTATTTGTTGGAATTACAATTACCTCTAGTCCATACGTATGCATAAATTCTGCTGCTTCTGTTTCGGCAGTACCAGTCATTCCAGCTAACTTTTCATACATTCTAAAGTAGTTTTGAAGTGTTATTGAAGCCAATGTTTGATTTTCTCCTGCTACATTTACTCCCTCTTTAGCTTCTATTGCTTGATGAAGACCATCAGAGTATCTTCTACCTTCCATTGCTCTTCCAGTAAATTCATCTATTATAACAACTTCTCCTTCTCTGATTAAATAATCTCTATCTTTTATGAATAACTCTTTAGCTTTTAAAGCTTGATTCAGATAGTGAGTTAGTTCAACATGTTCAGGTGAATATAGGTTATCTATATTTAAAAGTTGTTCAACCTTCTTAATTCCTTTATCTGTTAAAACTATATTTCTAGCTTTTTCATCTACTTCATAATCTCCCCACTGTTCATCAGGGATATTCATCTCTTTTTTTGTTTTTGCATCTTTTATCTTTTCAGTTTCTACACTTCTATCAAGTCTAAAAGCAACCTGACAGAATATTGAATACCATTTTGTAGTTTCTGAAGCTGCACCTGATATAATTAATGGAGTTCTAGCTTCATCTATTAGGATAGAGTCAACTTCATCGACAATACAGAAATGTAAAGGTCTTTGAACTTTATCTTCCACTTTATTAACCATATTATCTCTCAGATAATCAAATCCAAATTCAGAATTTGTTCCATAAGTTATATCAGCTTCATACGCTGCTTTTCTTAGATGATTTTCCATTCCATTTACAATTACCCCTGAAGTCAATCCTAAGAAATCATAAACTCTTGCCATTAAATCTCTATCTCTTTGAGCAAGGTAATCATTTACAGTGATAACATGAACACCTTTTCCAGTTAAGGCATTTAAGTAAACCGGAGCTGTTGCAACTAATGTTTTTCCTTCTCCTGTTTTCATCTCTGTAATTTTTCCTTCGTGAAGAACGATTCCACCAACTAATTGAACATCATAGTGTCTCATTCCATGAACTCTTTTTGAAGCTTCTCTTACAACTGCAAATGCTTCAACTAAAAGGTTATCTAATACTTCCCCTTTTTCTAATCTTTCTCTAAATTCATAAGTTTTGCCCTTTAACTCATCATCTGAAAGTTTCTCAATCTCAGGTTCTAATGAGTTTATCATTGCTACTAATTTTTTAATTCTTTTAATCTCTCTGTCGTTTCTTGTACCAAAAATCTTCTTTAATAAATCTCCAAACATTCTTACGTCCTTCCTAGCTTTTTTGTACTTATTTGTTACTAAATATATTACCATAATTAGATTTATTAGTCAATTTATAGCCCCTTATTAAGATTTTTGAACCGTGATTCAAAAAAAGCTATTAAATTATACAAAAATATGTTATATTGTAAATAAAGTAACAATGTATTTTAGGAGGTTTTATTTTGAATAGTATTAAAAAGATTGTTCCTGGTTTATTACTTTGTATTTTTATTGCGCAGCTTGGACTTTTTCTTGGGAAATTTATCCCTAGCATTGGTGGAGCACCTCTTGCTATTTTTTTGGGATTAATTGCTGGAAACACTTTTGCAAAATCTAAAAAATTTGCACCTGGGTCTAAATTTTCAGAAAGTGATTTATTATCATATTCTATTGTTCTTTTGGGTGGAACATTAAGTATAAATACAATTTTACAATTAGGTTTTTCTGGGATATTTTTTATCCTTCTACAAATGGGATTAACTATTTTTTTAACTATGTTTATTGGAAAAAAATTAGGTTTTTCTAAACATTTTAGAGCTCTTATGGCAAGTGGAAATGCAGTTTGTGGATCTTCTGCTATCGGAGCAACTTCTCCTGTTATAAAGGCTGAAGAAAATGACAAAGGAATATCTATTACTATTGTTAATTTGACCGGTACTCTTCTAATGTTTGCATTAATACCTATAGCAAATTCATTATATAACTTTAACACTATAGAAACTTCTGCTCTTTTAGGTGGAATATTACAATCAGTTGGTCAAGTTATTGCTGCTGGAAGCATGGTTAATCACAATGTTCTTGAACTTGCAACAATTTTTAAGATTGTTCGAATTGTCTTTCTGGTTATCGTTGTTCTT is a genomic window of Cetobacterium sp. ZOR0034 containing:
- a CDS encoding undecaprenyl-diphosphate phosphatase → MNPFLLVIILGIVEGMTEFVPVSSTGHMILVERFINSPLVSKGFMDNFLVIIQFGAILSVVAYFWKDLTPFVKTKEEFTGKLSLWSKIIVGVLPAGVIGLLADDYISEFFMDNTTVVASMLILYGIIFILVERKQLNGNITSIKEMSYKLAFGIGFFQCLAMIPGTSRSGATIVGALLLGVSRAAAAEYSFFLAIPTMAGATLLKLLKNGLNFTSLEWQLLIVGSIVSFVVAYVVINWFMGYIKKRTFKVFGIYRIIIGILVLLLMK
- the rfaD gene encoding ADP-glyceromanno-heptose 6-epimerase yields the protein MIIVTGAAGFIGSAYIWKLNEMGINDILAVDKLRTEEKWLNLRKRDYADWCDRDELFAWLEKEENASKVTAVLHMGAISATTERDGDLLMKNNYEYSKKLWDFCTERDITYVYASSAATYGAGEQGYSDEGTPEELKKLMPLNKYGYSKKFFDDWAFKQEKAPKQWIGAKFFNVYGPQEYHKGRMASMVFHTFNQFNTDGGVKLFKSHKEGYKDGEQLRDFVYIKDVVDMLYFCMFNEVPSGVYNIGTGEARSFHDLSMETMKNASGNFELKTEEVIEFVPMPEDLRGRYQYFTEASMNKLKAAGYTKKFCSLEEGVADYVTYLKKEDSYL
- a CDS encoding PHP domain-containing protein; its protein translation is MKKRYDLHTHTTYSDGTFTVEELLKRAKYIGLAGIAITDHDTMEGVSEARAIAKSLDLDFVSGIEFSCSYEGYEIHILGYLLDEKSEELSSKLIELKKARTNRNEKIVNRLNSLGLKITLDEIEKEATGAIVSRAHICNVMMKKGFVYTKGEAFKQYLGRKGAAYIEKESSNPFEIIKLIKKCGGVSALAHPSLICESKEKIEKILKLLIEAGLDGLEVEYSSYTPKETKYYKELANKNNLLMVGGSDFHGGNRVGVDIAHSSISKDDIKRLLERKCKED
- a CDS encoding membrane lipoprotein lipid attachment site-containing protein, producing MKKIVILITILTALTACSSVNKNETSLQEKYKVDTVAMKNWEETFTKVIVGEAELEDWYGADQPISFLARNQKLDQKQVKFLDSLKTKGDITEADQEQFNAILEKTVKKLPRQYYLKDENFKDPAGLAKYMVAQSYIRMANPSNHIANEVATKEEWAEIVAFSKKDDLTEKEIKRFRKLLNKFIKRGEFFDSKTWYFVEVSPRIIEVNDMYKKTEKTKIEKNNINAKALYLAYSEYFSKLEKWDD
- the secA gene encoding preprotein translocase subunit SecA, translated to MFGDLLKKIFGTRNDREIKRIKKLVAMINSLEPEIEKLSDDELKGKTYEFRERLEKGEVLDNLLVEAFAVVREASKRVHGMRHYDVQLVGGIVLHEGKITEMKTGEGKTLVATAPVYLNALTGKGVHVITVNDYLAQRDRDLMARVYDFLGLTSGVIVNGMENHLRKAAYEADITYGTNSEFGFDYLRDNMVNKVEDKVQRPLHFCIVDEVDSILIDEARTPLIISGAASETTKWYSIFCQVAFRLDRSVETEKIKDAKTKKEMNIPDEQWGDYEVDEKARNIVLTDKGIKKVEQLLNIDNLYSPEHVELTHYLNQALKAKELFIKDRDYLIREGEVVIIDEFTGRAMEGRRYSDGLHQAIEAKEGVNVAGENQTLASITLQNYFRMYEKLAGMTGTAETEAAEFMHTYGLEVIVIPTNRPIQRVDFPDLVYKTKREKINAIISRIEELYKKGQPVLVGTVSIKSSEELSDLLKERGIPHNVLNAKLHAKEAEIVAQAGRYGAVTIATNMAGRGTDIMLGGNPEFRAIAEIGARDAAEYPVILDKYKIECEEEKRKVIEAGGLFILGTERHESRRIDNQLRGRAGRQGDPGASEFYLCLEDDLMRLFGSERIQGVMEKLGLPEGESIQHKMINKAIENAQKKVESRNFGIRKNLLEFDDVMNKQREAIYASRNEALEKDDLKETVLGMLKSSISDIIVERFVGEFKDEWDIAGVKDSLLEKYGYEITDLEEYKSSTVEEYAEKLYTDIAKEYELKENELSSEIMRKVEKYVLFEVVDARWREHLKALDALREGIYLRSYGQKDPLVEYKIISGDMYSRMLSTIKAETTSYMFKVVVKNPEDEVLSPGEGEELEFDSPCNCGSGKIYGKCCGRV
- a CDS encoding YeiH family protein, giving the protein MNSIKKIVPGLLLCIFIAQLGLFLGKFIPSIGGAPLAIFLGLIAGNTFAKSKKFAPGSKFSESDLLSYSIVLLGGTLSINTILQLGFSGIFFILLQMGLTIFLTMFIGKKLGFSKHFRALMASGNAVCGSSAIGATSPVIKAEENDKGISITIVNLTGTLLMFALIPIANSLYNFNTIETSALLGGILQSVGQVIAAGSMVNHNVLELATIFKIVRIVFLVIVVLWFSKEFKNEEIEKDTKFALENEVYSKKKKNISIPWYIIGFFILCILFTFGLIPVEISKIFKLISSKFEIIALAGIGMRVNISELIKQGPKASLYGLLVGTSQIFIAIILIKFFI